One Bacillus sp. (in: firmicutes) DNA window includes the following coding sequences:
- a CDS encoding type II toxin-antitoxin system RelE/ParE family toxin, with amino-acid sequence MSSDYKLIYHKSAVKFIAKQDKASQERIAAGLKGLLNIPSEGDIKILKGYSGLYRLRIGNYRIIFEINHDEQVVYIQAIGSRGDIYK; translated from the coding sequence GTGAGTTCGGACTACAAATTGATTTACCATAAGTCCGCGGTTAAATTCATAGCTAAACAAGATAAAGCCTCCCAAGAAAGAATTGCTGCTGGATTGAAAGGTCTTCTGAATATCCCATCAGAAGGAGACATAAAAATCCTAAAAGGATATTCAGGATTATACAGACTAAGAATCGGAAATTATCGAATTATATTTGAAATAAATCATGATGAACAAGTTGTATATATTCAAGCAATAGGTAGTCGTGGAGATATTTACAAATAA